Proteins encoded by one window of Rouxiella chamberiensis:
- a CDS encoding alkene reductase yields the protein MSTLFTPITVGHKTLPNRVFMAPLTRLRSIEPGDIPTPLMGEYYAQRHSSGLLITEATQISFQAKGYAGAPGLHTPEQIAAWKKIVAGVHAKEGHIAVQLWHVGRISHTSLQPDNQPPVAPSAIAAGTRTSLRDAQGNPVREECSTPRALETAEVAGIVNDFRQAAANSREAGFDYIELHAAHGYLLHQFLSPASNLREDQYGGSIENRSRLTLEVVDAAIAEIGADRVGIRISPLGPFNGLDNGEDQEAAALYLLDELNTRKLAYLHISEPDWAGGKPYEEAFRKQIREHYKGVIVAAGAYSAEKAQELLDKGYIDAVAFGRSYIANPDLVERLKSHAPLNEPQPETFYGGGAEGYTDYPTL from the coding sequence ATGTCGACACTCTTTACCCCAATTACCGTGGGTCACAAGACCTTGCCAAATCGCGTCTTCATGGCGCCGCTGACGCGTCTGCGCAGCATTGAGCCGGGCGATATCCCGACTCCGCTGATGGGCGAATATTACGCGCAGCGCCATAGCTCCGGCCTGCTTATCACCGAAGCGACGCAGATCTCCTTCCAGGCAAAAGGCTACGCCGGTGCGCCGGGCCTGCATACGCCGGAGCAAATTGCGGCCTGGAAGAAAATTGTGGCGGGCGTGCACGCAAAGGAAGGCCACATCGCCGTACAGCTATGGCACGTTGGCCGTATCTCGCACACCAGCCTGCAACCGGACAATCAGCCACCGGTCGCGCCTTCGGCAATAGCAGCCGGAACCCGTACCAGCCTGCGCGATGCACAGGGCAATCCGGTGCGTGAAGAGTGTTCAACGCCGCGTGCGCTGGAAACCGCTGAAGTCGCGGGTATTGTGAACGATTTCCGTCAGGCGGCCGCGAATTCCCGTGAAGCAGGTTTCGATTATATCGAGCTGCATGCCGCGCACGGCTATCTGTTGCACCAGTTCCTGTCTCCGGCTTCCAACCTGCGTGAAGACCAGTACGGCGGCAGCATTGAAAACCGTTCGCGCCTGACGCTGGAAGTGGTGGACGCCGCCATCGCCGAAATCGGTGCCGATCGCGTGGGTATTCGTATATCGCCGCTGGGTCCGTTCAACGGTCTGGACAACGGCGAAGACCAGGAAGCCGCCGCACTGTATCTTCTCGACGAGCTGAACACCCGAAAGCTTGCGTATCTGCATATTTCCGAGCCTGACTGGGCGGGTGGCAAGCCGTATGAAGAGGCGTTTCGCAAGCAGATCCGCGAACACTACAAGGGGGTTATCGTCGCGGCAGGTGCCTACAGCGCCGAGAAGGCACAGGAACTTCTCGATAAAGGCTATATCGACGCCGTCGCCTTTGGCCGCAGCTATATTGCCAACCCGGATCTGGTCGAGCGTTTGAAAAGCCATGCGCCATTGAACGAACCGCAGCCGGAAACCTTCTACGGCGGCGGCGCGGAAG